The genomic region CTTCTCCAGGCCATATATGGAAGCCTCCCTGACCCTCCATGGCGTGATGAAGTCGGGCTCCCCCACGCCTAACGAGATGACATCCTTAATTGTAGAGGCTATATCAAAGTACTTCCTGATGCCTGAGGGGGGGAGATCGATGACCTTCTTAGCGATCTTCATGGGTGGATTACCAGCCTTGAGTCCTCTTCCTTCTCGAACATGATCTCGCCCTCCTGCTTGTAGCTCCTGAGCATGAAGTGGGTGGCGGTATGGGTGACCTGGCTTAACGGGGCGATCTTTTCGGCCACGAAGAAGGCAACCTCTTTCATCGTCCTGCCCTTTATGACGAGATGAAGGTCGTGGTCGCCTGAGACCAGCATGCAGGTGACGACCTCGGGGAACTTCGAGATGCGCTCTGCAACTGCATCGTAGCCCACGTTGCGCTCCGGGTTAAGCTGTACCTCTATGATGGCGTAGACCGAGTCGTCGCCGTACTTTTCCCAGTCGATTATGGCCTTATACCTCTTAATGATGCCGCGGGCCTCCATCTCCTTTATGAATCGCTCGACATCCTTCTCGCTGAGGCCGGTCTGCTCGGCAATCTCCCTTGCCGTAAGCCTCGAGTCCTTCTCAAGCAGCTCAAGTACCTCTCTCATCGACTTGCCGGTCGGCCGCTCCTTATTTTTTGATTTGCCCATTATGATGACCCCGTTATCGGACCTACATGTTTGGCATCTACGTTTAAAAGCTTAACGTTCGGGTGCGTTCATGAAAAACCGTTTTTATTTTATAAAAGGTAGTGTCGGAGGGGGGATCCGAACCCCCGACCTCCGGATGTCTCAGGTTGGGCATTATGACACCCTATGAGTCCGACGCCCTAACCAGACTAGGCCACTCCGACATCGCGAACTGGCATAGTTTAGAGCATATCAAATGATATAACTTTTACGGTTCTCGCCGGCATCATCTTTTTCTTTCGAGGCTCTCCACCCTGTCCTCATATCCTATGTACACGATGTCTGCGTTGGTGAAGATGCCATGCTCGACGAGGCCTGGTATTGCGGATAGTTTCTGGCTTAGTAGGGCGGGGCTCTCGATGGGGCCAAAGTCGCAGTCCATGATGATGTTGCCGTTATCAGAAATGATTGGCCCATCTTTGCCCGTACCCATCCTCATCATGCACCTGCCGCCCAGCTCTGCGACCTTCCTTTCGACGAGCCTTCGGGCATACGGCAATACCTCGATTGGCACGGGGCGGGAAAGCAGGTCCTTCATTTTTTTATCATCTATAACCACGACAAACAGCCTTGAAGAGCACGCGACGACCTTCTCCCTCGTGTGGGCCGCACCCCCGCCCTTTATCAAATTCAGGGAGGCATCAACCTGGTCAGCGCCGTCTATATCGATATCAAGCTCCGGCCTCTCCGCCAGCGACACGAGGGGTATGCCGTACTCGATTGCAAGCTCCTCAGAAGCGTACG from Methanocella conradii HZ254 harbors:
- a CDS encoding Lrp/AsnC family transcriptional regulator; translated protein: MGKSKNKERPTGKSMREVLELLEKDSRLTAREIAEQTGLSEKDVERFIKEMEARGIIKRYKAIIDWEKYGDDSVYAIIEVQLNPERNVGYDAVAERISKFPEVVTCMLVSGDHDLHLVIKGRTMKEVAFFVAEKIAPLSQVTHTATHFMLRSYKQEGEIMFEKEEDSRLVIHP
- the rpiA gene encoding ribose-5-phosphate isomerase RpiA, which translates into the protein MKELSGSELAKKRAAEKACELVKDGMAVGLGTGSTAAYAIRLLGRRVRDEGLDIVGVPTSYASEELAIEYGIPLVSLAERPELDIDIDGADQVDASLNLIKGGGAAHTREKVVACSSRLFVVVIDDKKMKDLLSRPVPIEVLPYARRLVERKVAELGGRCMMRMGTGKDGPIISDNGNIIMDCDFGPIESPALLSQKLSAIPGLVEHGIFTNADIVYIGYEDRVESLERKR